From the Selenomonas timonae genome, one window contains:
- a CDS encoding putative polysaccharide biosynthesis protein, translated as MFLIREIDVAEGKSSKGESFLKGTFVLTIAGFVVKVIGSLNWIFVSRILGGEGIGLYQMAFPIYFFAMTVSQAGVPVAISIITAERVALNDIYGAKRVFRISMALMLMTGLLFSILTYLAADWLIDWQLIRDARAYKAVVVLAPTVFFVTLLASSRGYLQGWQRMTPTAVSQIVEQIFRVVTMIVLASLFMPWGLDYAAAGASLGALAGAVTGLIVLVYFHIKLERDIARDYGTELKPLPGAAYESRISIIKRIFKLSLPVSAASIMLPVVSNLDLMIVPQRLEAAGYSISEATELFGYLNGMAVPLVNLATILTASMAMSIVPAISESRVLGDRARVYDQTAASVRISNFVCFPAFVIVFVLATPISSLIYNAPGAGPAVMISAVSIILLGLHQVSTGILQGLGHPTIPMVNMLLAAAAKVFLNWHLTAIPWLGIMGAAWATAADMGVAALINLYFIYRFIGYQIELLQLIKTICAAAIMAGAVYLFYTWTLEWSGIAAISTFGAVFFGCAVYIAAMLLLRALIEDDLRRLPMIGTVGIRFLQRIGVFKA; from the coding sequence GTGTTTCTCATTCGTGAGATAGATGTTGCTGAAGGGAAAAGCAGCAAGGGAGAATCCTTCCTCAAGGGAACCTTTGTCCTGACGATTGCAGGTTTCGTCGTCAAGGTCATCGGCTCACTCAACTGGATCTTCGTTTCCCGCATCCTCGGCGGTGAGGGAATAGGTCTATATCAGATGGCTTTTCCCATTTATTTTTTTGCCATGACAGTTTCGCAGGCAGGTGTGCCTGTTGCCATCTCCATCATTACGGCGGAACGCGTGGCTCTGAACGATATATACGGCGCGAAGCGCGTATTTCGCATCTCGATGGCGCTCATGCTCATGACGGGTCTTCTTTTTTCGATTCTGACCTATCTGGCTGCGGACTGGCTGATCGATTGGCAGCTGATTCGTGACGCGCGCGCCTATAAGGCTGTGGTGGTACTCGCACCAACGGTCTTTTTCGTGACTCTGCTCGCGAGCTCACGCGGCTATCTACAAGGCTGGCAGCGCATGACACCGACAGCGGTGTCGCAGATTGTGGAGCAGATCTTCCGCGTGGTAACGATGATTGTCCTTGCGAGCCTTTTCATGCCGTGGGGTCTTGACTACGCAGCGGCGGGTGCATCGCTTGGTGCACTTGCAGGAGCCGTGACGGGGCTCATTGTACTCGTCTACTTCCACATCAAGCTCGAGCGCGATATTGCGCGTGACTACGGCACGGAGCTGAAGCCCCTGCCGGGGGCAGCATACGAGTCGCGCATCTCCATCATCAAGCGGATCTTCAAGCTGTCCCTGCCCGTTTCGGCGGCGAGCATCATGCTGCCCGTCGTATCGAATCTCGACCTCATGATCGTCCCACAGCGTCTCGAAGCAGCGGGCTACAGCATCAGCGAGGCAACGGAGCTCTTCGGCTATCTGAACGGCATGGCGGTGCCGCTCGTCAATCTCGCAACCATCCTGACCGCCTCCATGGCGATGAGCATTGTACCCGCGATCTCCGAGTCACGCGTGCTCGGCGATCGGGCGCGCGTCTACGATCAGACGGCGGCATCTGTGCGCATTTCGAACTTTGTCTGTTTCCCGGCATTTGTCATCGTCTTCGTACTCGCAACACCGATTTCCAGCCTGATCTACAATGCGCCCGGTGCAGGTCCCGCCGTCATGATCTCGGCGGTGAGCATCATCCTGCTCGGGCTGCATCAGGTGTCAACAGGCATCCTACAGGGGCTCGGACACCCGACCATTCCAATGGTGAATATGCTGCTTGCAGCTGCGGCAAAGGTCTTTCTGAACTGGCATCTCACGGCGATCCCGTGGCTTGGCATCATGGGTGCGGCGTGGGCGACGGCGGCGGATATGGGCGTTGCAGCGCTCATCAACCTCTACTTCATCTATCGTTTCATTGGCTATCAAATTGAGTTGCTGCAACTCATCAAGACCATCTGTGCCGCTGCTATCATGGCGGGCGCAGTCTATCTGTTCTACACATGGACGCTTGAATGGTCGGGGATTGCTGCCATCTCTACGTTTGGCGCAGTCTTCTTCGGCTGCGCGGTTTATATCGCGGCAATGCTGCTCCTGCGTGCACTGATTGAGGATGATCTGCGCCGTCTGCCGATGATCGGCACGGTCGGGATTCGTTTCCTGCAGCGGATAGGAGTTTTTAAGGCATGA
- a CDS encoding diacylglycerol/lipid kinase family protein → MKKLGLIYNPVSGHALFKGKIDFLIDLFQRHGIVLTPYRTRGGGKDDLGRFLRDIRPEGVLAAGGDGTVHAVVNAMLESDTDVPLGILGSGTSNDFATHLGIHGDWESYVERIAADESRRVDLGLLEGHGQYFINVVSAGMLTGIAHEVKSTYKNALGKVAYYLKGIGEIPRLRSFSLRIAADGVQYEEEAFLFVIANSPVVAGMKQIGHDIAIDDGMLDLLAVKKTGLPQFMSVAADLFSGKSVTERENILHVRAKSFEIHTEEELCSDIDGEYGPLLPLRVRTLPLALSVYC, encoded by the coding sequence ATGAAAAAACTTGGGCTGATTTACAACCCCGTTTCGGGTCATGCGCTTTTCAAAGGGAAGATTGACTTCCTCATCGACCTGTTCCAACGTCATGGAATCGTCCTTACGCCCTACCGCACGCGCGGAGGCGGGAAGGACGACCTCGGGCGCTTCCTTCGTGATATCCGTCCGGAAGGTGTGCTTGCTGCGGGCGGGGATGGTACGGTGCACGCCGTGGTGAACGCGATGCTCGAATCGGATACGGATGTGCCGCTTGGCATTCTCGGCAGCGGTACATCGAACGATTTTGCCACACATCTCGGCATTCACGGAGACTGGGAGTCCTATGTCGAGCGCATTGCTGCGGACGAATCCCGCCGCGTCGATCTGGGGCTGCTCGAAGGGCACGGGCAGTATTTCATCAATGTCGTGAGTGCCGGCATGCTCACAGGGATCGCCCACGAGGTGAAGTCGACCTACAAGAACGCACTGGGCAAGGTGGCATACTATCTCAAGGGAATCGGCGAGATTCCGCGGCTGCGCTCGTTCAGTCTGCGCATTGCAGCAGATGGCGTCCAATACGAAGAGGAGGCATTTCTCTTCGTCATTGCCAACAGTCCCGTGGTTGCAGGCATGAAGCAGATTGGGCACGACATTGCCATCGATGACGGGATGCTCGACCTTCTCGCCGTCAAAAAAACAGGTCTGCCGCAGTTTATGTCTGTTGCGGCAGACCTGTTTTCTGGAAAGTCGGTAACGGAACGCGAGAACATCCTGCACGTTCGGGCAAAATCCTTTGAAATTCATACAGAGGAAGAGCTCTGCAGTGATATCGATGGGGAGTACGGACCGCTGCTTCCGCTGCGCGTGCGGACGCTGCCGCTTGCACTGTCGGTCTATTGCTGA
- a CDS encoding ATP-binding protein, producing the protein MSQNVKLSTLLVLNTLDQDPILSFLEWDADDVEVQAECAARLIRAAETRGLSGNLLPQYLLHVFTHEANLVSETMERTGLPPGSSLRQAFYQDIERLYPLLTQPTSSFLGAPLLDHYEPTQNVYDKSEDFLLPWIEAAQSPIDYAEALLTYYARYGYGELAGHVVFHWDDKANKIRGIAHFERTQMKNLIGYEHQKEQLLQNTRAFVQGKPANHVLLVGARGTGKSSAVKALVSEYEESGLRLVQVTKEQLRKLPEIMTALRNYAGRKFILFLDDISFEDSDAEFKAVKSAIEGGVSSCPPNVRLYATSNRRHLVRETWRDREQEELYRDDSINETISLSDRFGLVIHYHTPDQDEYLAIIDHMLSQKGIHLSPEELRIAGLRWEMTHSGRSGRTAQQFVAHYLGIH; encoded by the coding sequence ATGAGCCAGAATGTGAAACTTTCAACGCTGCTCGTACTAAACACCCTGGATCAGGATCCGATTCTCAGCTTCCTTGAGTGGGATGCCGATGATGTGGAAGTTCAGGCAGAATGTGCCGCCCGTCTCATCCGCGCCGCTGAAACGCGCGGGCTCAGCGGCAATCTGCTGCCGCAGTATCTGCTTCATGTATTCACCCATGAGGCGAATCTTGTCTCAGAGACCATGGAGCGGACAGGACTGCCGCCGGGAAGCAGTCTGCGTCAGGCATTCTATCAGGACATCGAGCGCCTCTATCCCCTGCTCACACAGCCGACGAGCAGCTTCCTCGGTGCGCCGTTGTTGGATCATTATGAGCCGACCCAGAACGTATACGACAAGAGCGAGGACTTCCTCCTCCCGTGGATCGAGGCAGCACAGAGCCCGATCGACTATGCCGAGGCACTGCTCACCTACTATGCACGATACGGATATGGCGAGCTGGCGGGACATGTCGTCTTCCATTGGGATGACAAGGCGAATAAGATCCGCGGCATTGCGCATTTTGAGCGTACACAGATGAAGAATCTCATCGGCTACGAGCATCAGAAAGAGCAGCTGCTCCAAAATACGCGTGCCTTTGTTCAAGGGAAGCCCGCCAATCACGTCCTTCTCGTGGGTGCGCGCGGCACGGGCAAATCCTCTGCGGTCAAGGCACTCGTCAGTGAATACGAGGAGAGCGGCCTTCGCCTCGTGCAGGTCACAAAGGAGCAGCTGCGCAAGCTGCCCGAGATTATGACGGCGCTGCGGAACTATGCGGGACGCAAGTTCATCCTCTTTCTCGACGATATTTCATTTGAGGACTCCGATGCAGAATTCAAGGCGGTCAAGTCGGCCATCGAAGGCGGTGTCTCTTCCTGCCCGCCGAATGTGCGTCTCTATGCGACCTCCAACCGCCGCCATCTCGTGCGTGAGACATGGCGTGACCGCGAGCAGGAAGAACTCTATCGCGATGACAGCATCAACGAGACGATCTCGCTCTCGGATCGCTTCGGTCTCGTCATCCACTACCACACGCCAGATCAGGACGAGTATCTGGCGATCATCGACCATATGCTTTCACAAAAGGGAATTCATCTTTCGCCTGAAGAACTCCGTATTGCAGGTCTGCGCTGGGAGATGACGCACAGCGGACGCAGCGGGCGCACGGCACAGCAGTTCGTCGCCCACTATCTCGGCATTCACTAA